One stretch of Alcaligenes aquatilis DNA includes these proteins:
- a CDS encoding DUF6548 family protein: protein MKVLAPQQQQQQQQQQQQQQQQQQQQQQQQQQQQQQQQQQQQQLQLLLLLLLLLLLLLLLLLLLLLLLLLLLLLLLLLLLLLLLGLTVLDQALH, encoded by the coding sequence ATGAAGGTTTTAGCTCCACAACAACAACAACAACAACAACAACAACAACAACAACAACAACAACAACAACAACAACAACAACAACAACAACAACAACAACAACAACAACAACAACAACAACAACAACAACTACAACTACTACTACTACTACTACTACTACTACTACTACTACTACTACTACTACTACTACTACTACTACTACTACTACTACTACTACTACTACTACTACTACTACTACTACTACTACTACTAGGGCTCACAGTCCTCGATCAGGCATTGCACTGA
- a CDS encoding GntP family permease, protein MASTLAIVVSLLLLMFFAYRGVTVLLLAPLMAALAVLLSGDSGFLLPIYTSTFMSALSGYVLQFLPIFLLGALFGQLMADSGAAQAIAQWITHKLGHRHAIATIVLVCGVLTYGGVSLFVVAFAIYPIAKDLFRAAGIPKRLIPASIALGSFTFTMTALPGTPAIQNAIPIPYYGTNVFAAPGLGIIGALIMALGGLWWLQSRARKAIAQGEDYGDHGQDHFDASAEDSTHTQKPMPIFLAILPLILVIGINALFTYRIFPGTNFTFMAERFPQVDPAKITGLWALIIALITASLVLIISRLGHWKSLRESINKGVFGFMLPLFNTASEVGYGAVIASLAGFAIIRDFVLNVAPGNPLISEAVAMTTLAGITGSSSGGLSIALQTLGSDYLAMAQQAGISPELLHRVAVMAAGGLDTLPHCGAIITLLSICKLNHRQSYGNIAMVTMVTPLIALIAVITLGTIFGSF, encoded by the coding sequence ATGGCCAGTACGCTTGCTATTGTTGTCTCGCTTTTGCTGCTGATGTTTTTTGCTTATCGGGGGGTGACGGTTCTGTTGCTGGCTCCCTTGATGGCCGCCTTGGCTGTGCTGCTCTCGGGGGACTCCGGGTTTTTGTTGCCCATCTACACCTCCACCTTCATGAGCGCGCTTAGCGGCTATGTACTTCAGTTCTTGCCCATCTTCCTGTTAGGTGCCTTGTTTGGTCAGTTGATGGCAGACTCCGGAGCGGCTCAGGCAATTGCTCAATGGATTACACACAAACTGGGGCATCGCCATGCGATTGCCACCATTGTGTTGGTATGCGGCGTACTGACTTATGGGGGGGTGTCCTTGTTTGTGGTGGCCTTTGCCATCTACCCGATTGCCAAGGATCTGTTTCGTGCGGCAGGTATTCCCAAGCGTTTAATCCCGGCTTCGATTGCCTTGGGTTCCTTCACCTTCACCATGACTGCTCTGCCTGGCACGCCTGCCATTCAGAACGCGATTCCTATTCCTTACTACGGCACCAACGTGTTTGCGGCCCCTGGCCTGGGGATTATTGGTGCTTTGATCATGGCTTTGGGTGGTTTGTGGTGGCTACAGTCGCGAGCACGCAAAGCCATTGCCCAAGGTGAAGACTATGGCGATCACGGACAGGATCATTTTGATGCTAGCGCCGAAGACAGCACGCATACTCAGAAGCCCATGCCCATTTTCCTGGCTATCCTGCCTTTGATTCTGGTGATTGGCATCAACGCCTTGTTTACCTATCGCATTTTTCCCGGCACGAACTTTACATTCATGGCCGAGCGTTTCCCTCAAGTTGATCCTGCCAAGATTACGGGTCTGTGGGCGCTGATTATCGCCTTGATTACGGCAAGTCTGGTGCTGATCATCAGTCGTCTGGGTCACTGGAAAAGCCTGCGCGAGAGCATCAACAAAGGCGTGTTTGGTTTTATGCTGCCCTTGTTCAATACAGCCTCTGAAGTTGGTTACGGTGCCGTCATTGCCAGCCTGGCAGGTTTTGCGATTATTCGAGACTTTGTGTTGAACGTGGCCCCCGGCAATCCGCTGATTTCGGAAGCGGTCGCCATGACGACGCTGGCCGGGATTACAGGTTCGTCCTCGGGTGGTTTGAGCATTGCCTTGCAGACGCTGGGTTCAGATTATCTGGCGATGGCTCAACAAGCCGGCATCAGCCCGGAGCTACTGCACCGTGTGGCGGTGATGGCTGCCGGTGGTCTGGATACGCTCCCCCATTGCGGCGCGATTATTACCTTGCTGTCCATCTGCAAGCTCAATCACCGCCAGTCCTATGGCAATATCGCCATGGTGACCATGGTGACGCCTTTGATTGCGCTGATTGCAGTCATCACACTGGGGACGATTTTTGGCAGCTTCTAA
- a CDS encoding tyrosine-type recombinase/integrase: protein MSIRKHKQSGFWWVDLTAPGGQRVRRSTGTTDKAAAQEFHDRLKADLWRQHHFGEQARRSFEEACVQFLNASQGQKDYRTKVRHVKYWLTVFGGRSICSLTTDDIMNGLPTHRTYESGPAAKLTPATQNRYLASMTRILSLAADAGWIDRKPKLQMAREAAVRVRWLTQAKADQFLNAIRLDWVRDSCEFALATGCRAAEIFSLTWDKVDLDRSLAWVTNDLAKSGRARAVPLNEHAVEVVQRRIGTHASLVFSRVWAGSQIEQIDRRAFTAAMKEVGLRDFRFHDLRHTWASWHVQNGTPLFVLKELGGWETLDMVKKYAHLDAGHLAQYANHVTFRSQQTAGKKKAA, encoded by the coding sequence ATGTCTATTCGCAAACACAAACAGTCCGGCTTCTGGTGGGTTGACCTCACAGCACCAGGTGGCCAAAGAGTTAGGCGCTCTACTGGGACAACCGATAAAGCAGCCGCGCAGGAATTCCACGACCGGCTAAAAGCCGATCTCTGGCGTCAGCACCACTTTGGTGAGCAAGCACGGCGCAGCTTTGAAGAGGCCTGCGTGCAATTTCTGAATGCTAGCCAGGGCCAAAAGGATTACCGGACCAAGGTGCGGCATGTGAAGTACTGGCTAACAGTCTTTGGTGGCCGCTCCATCTGCTCTTTAACAACTGACGACATAATGAATGGCCTGCCGACTCACAGGACGTATGAAAGCGGGCCAGCGGCAAAGCTAACCCCGGCGACTCAGAACCGCTATCTGGCGAGCATGACGCGGATCTTGTCTCTTGCTGCAGACGCTGGATGGATCGATCGCAAGCCCAAGCTACAGATGGCAAGAGAAGCAGCCGTACGCGTTCGCTGGCTTACCCAGGCAAAGGCCGATCAATTCCTAAACGCTATCCGTTTGGATTGGGTGCGAGACTCCTGCGAGTTTGCGTTGGCAACGGGCTGCCGCGCTGCCGAAATATTCTCACTAACCTGGGACAAGGTGGATCTGGATAGGAGTCTGGCCTGGGTCACGAATGACTTGGCCAAGTCGGGCCGTGCACGAGCGGTCCCATTGAACGAGCATGCCGTGGAGGTGGTTCAGCGCAGGATAGGCACCCATGCCAGTCTGGTGTTCTCTCGGGTATGGGCTGGATCGCAAATTGAACAGATCGACCGCAGAGCATTTACTGCGGCAATGAAGGAGGTTGGGCTACGGGACTTCCGCTTTCACGATCTGCGTCACACCTGGGCGAGCTGGCATGTTCAGAACGGCACCCCACTCTTTGTATTGAAAGAGCTGGGTGGCTGGGAGACTTTGGACATGGTGAAGAAGTATGCCCACTTGGACGCAGGCCATCTGGCACAGTACGCCAATCACGTCACGTTTAGGTCACAGCAAACAGCAGGCAAGAAAAAAGCCGCCTAA
- a CDS encoding UvrB/UvrC motif-containing protein, with translation MALTKGRINRTGIIKFHDAKLMVWEEGIVEARNAGGWAGAAAWERQFKRDVFARIVQTLNRIGWSVMPWNNADEYKDIALSHRSCSKGDLQAELSVSGRCIELEMWQDIQNGENPNGGKYDFDKEGRMTYLQRLEMERTRSRIRDYLCNVFTGYTFEPPKLNSPNPDPLAYFNSTWNGEYEKHRGVDRFERGADGWPSDKALSSWSRTDLDGLKLNHGDTRWLRDSKGRLLRGRVYGGINDMWIFVYGPGQRDFTYSHSRSFFTYTPSLPRKHVEPCVREKKLKAELQTAIAHMAFERAAVLRDILKIDAQEALA, from the coding sequence ATGGCTCTAACCAAAGGACGCATCAACCGCACGGGCATTATCAAATTTCACGACGCAAAGCTGATGGTTTGGGAAGAAGGCATTGTAGAAGCAAGAAATGCCGGCGGCTGGGCTGGAGCCGCCGCTTGGGAGCGTCAATTCAAGCGTGACGTGTTCGCCCGCATCGTGCAGACACTCAACCGGATCGGATGGAGCGTGATGCCTTGGAACAATGCCGACGAATATAAGGACATCGCACTCAGCCATCGCAGTTGTTCCAAAGGTGATTTACAGGCAGAGCTTTCGGTCTCTGGGCGCTGCATAGAGCTTGAAATGTGGCAAGACATTCAGAATGGCGAGAACCCAAACGGTGGGAAGTACGACTTCGACAAAGAGGGCCGCATGACTTACCTGCAGCGCCTTGAAATGGAGCGTACGCGAAGCCGCATCCGGGACTATCTGTGCAACGTATTCACCGGCTATACCTTTGAGCCACCCAAGTTAAACAGTCCAAACCCTGACCCTTTGGCCTACTTCAATAGCACCTGGAATGGCGAATACGAAAAACATCGTGGCGTAGACCGATTCGAGCGTGGTGCTGACGGCTGGCCATCGGATAAAGCACTGTCATCGTGGTCCCGCACAGACCTGGATGGCTTGAAACTCAATCATGGCGACACCCGCTGGCTGCGGGACAGTAAGGGCCGATTACTCCGTGGACGAGTATACGGAGGCATCAACGATATGTGGATCTTCGTATACGGCCCAGGGCAGCGTGACTTCACTTACAGCCACTCAAGAAGCTTCTTTACCTACACCCCTTCGCTGCCAAGGAAGCACGTGGAGCCTTGTGTGCGGGAGAAGAAGCTCAAAGCCGAACTTCAAACAGCCATCGCTCACATGGCATTTGAGCGCGCAGCTGTCTTACGCGACATTCTGAAAATAGATGCCCAGGAGGCACTGGCATGA